One window of Vespa velutina chromosome 2, iVesVel2.1, whole genome shotgun sequence genomic DNA carries:
- the LOC124957728 gene encoding uncharacterized protein LOC124957728, with protein MTMKAKIIVFLQLLAIVVGNSQRVLQDDDSVEHIEMRLVRAMDALNEKDNIDIYDNIITLQKVAVKEDSIEAKKNADSLVDRIEKFLKTRKIHINFPNDGSSVDLFGRALGQKNVDIKLESLAYGASEARTKLKRMLLPIILAIKLKTLIVLPIVITLIGLIGIKGLGAGLMSLLLSGAIALKALLTPPSPPRVSYGVVKPYDIHENWHRSQEEVNQPYKGWTSEYNGEQYPYQDIP; from the exons ATGACAATGAAGGcaaaaattatcgtatttctGCAGCTGTTGGCGATCGTTGTCGGTAATTCTCAAAGGGTCTTGCAGGATGACGATAGCGTAGAACACATAGAAATGAGATTAGTGAGAGCTATGGACGCATTGAACGAGAAGGATAACATCGacatttatgataatataataacgctACAAAAGGTAGCAGTCAAAGAGGATTCGATAGAGGCTAAGAAAAACGCTGATTCATTGGTGGATAGAATTGAGAAGTTCTTGAAAACCAGAAAGATTCACATCAATTTTCCGAACGATGGATCTTCCGTAGATCTTTTTGGACGAGCTTTGGGACAAAAGAATGTTGATATCAAGCTTGAAAGTCTAGCTTATGGAGCTTCTGAAG cACGTACCAAATTGAAGAGAATGCTCCTGCCTATAATTCTAGCTATAAAGTTGAAGACATTAATTGTTTTGCCGATCGTTATCACTTTGATTGGATTAATTGGCATCAAGGGTCTCGGTGCCGGTCTAAtgtcccttcttctttccgGAGCCATAGCTCTGAAGGCCCTTCTCACACCACCATCACCTCCCAGAGTTAGCTACGGAGTAGTAAAGCCCTACGACATTCATGAAAATTGGCATAGATCGCAGGAAGAGGTGAATCAGCCTTATAAAGGATGGACATCGGAATACAATGGCGAACAGTACCCCTATCAAGACATTCCTTAA
- the LOC124957726 gene encoding uncharacterized protein LOC124957726, which translates to MNKLLILGFLVNAAMAVPTSEVLQNRELDCLEHENELFSCIFVKAITTLDRAARSNDIQLIDSVVFVRDKPMERTAKNLKTELDVMNELPKDTSDRAFKLVSMLFDSAMSFMKSHSLKISMPEEFSSRALTEARGKIKKIILPLIVAVGLKIFALVPILFGGLGLLALKAYFVGKIALLLAGILFFQKIFGSGSMANNIFGKSPSLGGNWYEPSTQGWSSAGAGVQQGYYRRSLDDTTGKIDSHSLAYSAYEPITNESQ; encoded by the exons atgaacAAATTATTGATCTTGGGATTTCTTGTCAATGCTGCAATGGCGGTACCAACTTCGGAGGTTCTGCAAAACAGAGAGCTTGACTGTTTGGAGCAtgagaatgaattatttagtTGTATCTTCGTTAAAGCTATCACCACATTGGACAGAGCTGCTAGGTCCAATGATATTCAACTGATCGATAGTGTGGTCTTCGTACGAGATAAACCGA TGGAACGTACCGCGAAAAATCTTAAGACTGAATTAGATGTGATGAACGAACTACCAAAGGATACCTCTGATAGGGCTTTCAAACTCGTCAGCATGCTCTTCGACTCGGCCATGTCCTTTATGAAGAGTCATAGCTTGAAGATCAGCATGCCAGAAGAATTCAGTTCTCGTGCACTAACCGAAG CTCGTGGCAAAATCAAGAAAATCATCTTGCCTCTGATTGTCGCAGTTGGCTTAAAAATTTTCGCACTCGTTCCAATCCTTTTTGGAGGTTTGGGTCTGCTCGCGTTAAAGGCATATTTTGTTGGTAAAATAGCGCTCCTATTGGCAggcattctctttttccaaaaAATATTTGGAAGTGGCAGCATggctaataatattttcggAAAGTCACCATCACTTGGTGGCAATTGGTACGAGCCATCTACTCAAGGGTGGTCTTCTGCTGGAGCTGGAGTTCAACAAGGATATTATAGAAGGAGCTTGGACGACACTACTGGAAAAATCGATTCTCATTCTCTTGCCTACTCGGCCTACGAACCCATTACGAACGAATCTCAATAA
- the LOC124957725 gene encoding uncharacterized protein LOC124957725: MKGFTKIAYESSTCYYWILVTLLLSVCVNAEIERRTSRQMVEESPETLSSTLSKDCGKSYSTTCLKLDVVSFLDRLSEQEDLGILPGVSVVKENASIDVSASEVVANLARDFPNDVEKRLDAYLVHKVGSYLNSHSISIKLFDPKTFEAARNFNEDALTQLGLNGNQNVETGRKKDKGNSGLMAGLMMMKGTLGAVGFGALALLAGKALMTGLMALMLSAIVGLKSLASGGEKKTTYEIVSKPIYSSSHTHSSEEHHGHGYGHSGYGRSLDSVHETIQEAVRKYGNARDRRAIRQN, encoded by the exons ATGAAGGGATTTACAAAGATAGCTTACGAAAGTTCAACGTGTTACTATTGGATCTTGGTGACTCTTTTACTATCGGTATGCGTTAACGCGGAAATTGAAAGACGTACCTCCAGACAAATGGTTGAGGAATCTCCCGAGACCTTATCGTCCACCTTGAGCAAGGACTGTGGAAAGTCTTATAGTACCACCTGTCTCAAACTAGACGTAGTATCCTTTCTGGATAGATTGTCAGAACAGGAGGACCTCGGTATCCTTCCTGGTGTGTCCGTTGTAAAGGAAAACGCTTCCATTGACGTATCTGCTTCGGAAGTCGTTGCTAATTTGGCTAGAGATTTCCCAAATGATGTAGAGAAGAGACTAGACGCCTATCTCGTTCATAAAGTCGGCAGTTATTTGAATAGTCACTCCATCTCGATCAAGCTTTTTGATCCAAAAACGTTCGAAGCTGCTAGGAACTTCAACGAGGACGCATTAACTCAATTGGGCTTGAATGGAAATCAAAATGTTGAGACAG gACGTAAGAAGGACAAGGGAAACAGTGGTTTGATGGCAGgtttgatgatgatgaaaggTACTCTCGGAGCTGTCGGTTTCGGCGCGTTAGCACTTCTCGCTGGTAAAGCTCTGATGACTGGTTTGATGGCACTCATGTTATCTGCTATCGTCGGCTTGAAATCTCTAGCTAGCGGTGGCGAGAAGAAGACTACTTATGAGATTGTTAGCAAGCCGATTTACTCAAGCTCACATACTCATAGCTCAGAGGAACATCACGGACACGGTTACGGGCATTCGGGATACGGAAGATCTCTCGATTCGGTCCACGAAACTATTCAAGAGGCTGTACGAAAATACGGAAATGCACGCGATCGTCGAGCTATAagacaaaattaa